The bacterium genome contains a region encoding:
- a CDS encoding serine hydrolase yields MTFGLCLSFATHCKASQSDDSVPSELDSYIVRSLREAEVPGAAIAIVKDGRVLAKGYGVRRVGNPVAVDGNTLFDSASLMKSFTAAAIGVLIDEGKLKLDDPVRKHLPWLEFFDPYLTAHVTIRDLLTHRVGLKSAHALFRFTGFTTREVLERIVTLEPQTPFRTGVTYSNILYTAAGEAAAAACGCTFGELVTTRIIKPLKLERTRVGGNPLEDANASYPHDLIDGRQQELRWRWMDYNTDPAGGLLSTAYDLGKWLLFHAGDGTWEGKRVLSKEMLLEMHSPQVLIASSQEWRDSRKVEFFGGYGLGWNVMDYRGHPMIWHSGGGDGMPVYMTLLPKEKLGVVVLLNTWSAPYHHGAIASRIFDHYLGVEPYDWAGELLPVYANTHKKHAEEERRREASRKAGANPSLPLSSYAGRYEHPTYGPIEISLSDKNLAWKIAKGAEAELIPWQFDTFFVRWRDPVFREAYPAYVTFILNEDGEAVRFRITLLRDEIEAVRAGTP; encoded by the coding sequence ATGACCTTTGGGCTGTGCTTGTCTTTCGCTACGCACTGCAAGGCGTCGCAATCGGACGACTCGGTTCCTTCTGAGCTTGATAGCTACATTGTCCGTTCGCTAAGGGAAGCGGAGGTTCCTGGCGCCGCGATTGCGATCGTGAAAGACGGCCGTGTGCTGGCAAAGGGATACGGTGTTCGGCGGGTGGGGAACCCGGTGGCGGTTGATGGCAACACACTGTTTGATTCGGCTTCGCTCATGAAGTCATTTACCGCCGCTGCAATCGGCGTTCTGATTGATGAAGGCAAACTGAAACTAGACGATCCGGTACGGAAACATCTGCCGTGGCTTGAGTTTTTCGATCCTTATTTGACGGCACATGTCACCATCCGCGATTTGCTGACACATCGCGTAGGATTAAAGAGCGCTCACGCCTTATTCCGATTTACAGGATTTACGACACGGGAAGTTTTGGAACGCATCGTTACGCTTGAGCCGCAGACGCCGTTTCGCACGGGTGTAACTTACTCAAACATCCTGTACACTGCTGCTGGAGAAGCGGCGGCAGCGGCGTGCGGATGCACTTTTGGTGAGCTGGTCACAACGAGAATCATCAAGCCGCTAAAACTTGAACGCACGCGCGTGGGCGGTAATCCGTTGGAAGATGCAAACGCCTCCTACCCCCATGATCTCATCGACGGCCGCCAGCAGGAGCTTCGGTGGCGCTGGATGGATTACAACACCGATCCGGCCGGAGGACTGCTCTCGACTGCTTATGATCTCGGCAAGTGGCTTCTTTTTCATGCAGGTGACGGAACATGGGAAGGAAAGCGTGTGCTGAGTAAAGAGATGTTGTTGGAAATGCACTCTCCGCAGGTCCTGATCGCAAGTTCTCAGGAGTGGCGGGATTCTCGAAAAGTTGAGTTCTTCGGAGGTTATGGATTGGGCTGGAATGTAATGGATTATCGGGGCCATCCGATGATCTGGCACAGCGGAGGCGGCGACGGAATGCCCGTCTATATGACGCTGCTTCCAAAGGAGAAGCTGGGAGTGGTCGTGTTATTGAACACCTGGTCGGCGCCCTACCATCATGGAGCAATCGCATCCAGAATCTTCGATCATTACCTGGGCGTCGAACCTTACGATTGGGCAGGTGAGCTGCTGCCGGTCTATGCAAACACACACAAGAAACATGCGGAAGAGGAGCGCCGCCGCGAGGCTTCGCGAAAGGCGGGCGCAAATCCATCCTTACCTCTTTCTTCCTACGCGGGCCGGTATGAGCATCCAACGTACGGACCAATCGAGATCTCGTTGTCTGACAAAAACCTTGCCTGGAAAATCGCGAAAGGAGCAGAAGCGGAACTGATTCCGTGGCAGTTCGATACGTTTTTTGTGCGCTGGCGGGATCCCGTGTTTCGAGAGGCGTATCCTGCTTATGTCACTTTCATTTTGAACGAAGACGGAGAGGCGGTGAGGTTCAGAATAACGCT